In one Bactrocera tryoni isolate S06 chromosome 5, CSIRO_BtryS06_freeze2, whole genome shotgun sequence genomic region, the following are encoded:
- the LOC120778674 gene encoding trafficking protein particle complex subunit 12 yields the protein MDSKNSAQSNPSLSQYFADDPPSFFDELANSSTHKDSVDNATGPAPVAPPRTNQKPQPAPSNLTANTFSGAFKAPEYVENALDGEDDLKVTEYVRNFWEPATCEHGSMRPPLLTTPGIQTPNDLPDLIAEAVLKHLGETELSQRNILGIDNVTQDERGLRTLISAGCYRSAVNLTGRLLTIYGQGYGRAGQPAKHSPHSLQLWFTRLALLAKLGEFELLQAEAEPFDQLNRPDVYYEFYPEMYNGKTGSIACFSFRLLLAELPIYLNNPHLGLDRLSELYVICNEIRKYFVGREPKEAEQFWWRREMRVLHSIVNCALIMKKFNLIDDIIRGMILEKNDLSKEERRALYSAWGRIYLQIGDIFGAEQKFAEARRMREINSTADLRDLVDKGLITVAENDFRGAYAIFQKALHLESGNTMILNNMGVCLLYEGKLKEAIKLFEHAINLNPQKSLNESLLVNLSTLYELESNNSKHKKLNLLRLINKYKPDLNMDLKICLKLESVN from the exons ATGGATTCCAAAAATTCAGCGCAGTCAAATCCCAGCCTAAGTCAATATTTCGCCGATGATCCACCAAGCTTTTTTGATGAATTGGCAAACAGCAGTACACACAAGGATAGTG TTGACAACGCTACCGGGCCAGCACCAGTAGCACCGCCCCGTACAAATCAAAAACCTCAACCGGCGCCCAGCAATTTGACAGCGAATACTTTTAGTGGTGCTTTTAAAGCTCCGGAATATGTAGAAAATGCTCTAGACGGTGAAGACGATCTCAAAGTTACGGAGTACGTACGAAATTTCTGGGAGCCAGCAACTTGTGAACACGGTAGTATGCGGCCTCCATTACTAACTACACCAGGCATACAGACGCCAAATGATCTG CCGGACTTAATTGCTGAGGCAGTGTTGAAACATTTAGGCGAAACGGAGTTGTCGCAACGAAATATACTCGGCATAGACAATGTTACACAAGATGAGCGCGGTTTGCGCACATTAATAAGTGCTGGTTGCTACCGTTCGGCTGTAAACCTAACCGGACGTTTGTTGACAATCTATGGACAAGGTTATGGACGAGCAGGTCAGCCTGCTAAACATTCACCACACTCACTGCAGTTGTGGTTCACGCGCTTAGCACTTTTAGCCAAATTGGGTGAATTCGAGCTACTGCAGGCAGAAGCAGAGCCATTCGATCAACTCAATCGACCAGATGTCTACTATGAg TTCTATCCAGAAATGTATAACGGCAAAACTGGTTCAATAGCTTGTTTCTCATTTCGTTTACTACTTGCTGAGTTGCCCATTTATTTGAATAATCCACACTTGGGGTTAGATCGACTCTCAGAACTTTATGTGATTTGTaatgaaatacgaaaatatttcgtCGGACGAGAGCCTAAAGAAGCTGAACAATTTTGGTGGCGCCGAGAGATGCGTGTACTACATTCCATAGTCAACTGCGCTTTAATA ATGAAAAAGTTCAATTTGATTGATGACATCATACGCGGCATGATATTAGAAAAGAACGATTTGAGCAAAGAAGAACGTCGAGCATTGTATTCCGCGTGGGGAcgtatttatttgcaaattggTGACATATTTGGCGCTGAACAAAAATTTGCTGAGGCGCGTCGCATGCGCGAAAT cAACTCCACAGCCGATTTGCGTGACTTGGTAGACAAAGGTCTAATTACTGTAGCCGAAAATGATTTTCGTGGCGCCTATGCTATTTTCCAAAAGGCCTTACATTTAGAATCCGGCAACACAATGATACTAAACAACATGGGCGTTTGCCTGCTATACGAAGGAAAACTAAAAGAAGCTATTAAACTATTTGAACATGCAATCAATTTGAATCCGCAAAAATCGCTAAACGAGAGCTTATTAGTAAATTTATCCACACTTTATGAATTGGAGTCGAATAATTCAAagcataaaaaactaaatttactaCGGCTTATCAATAAATATAAGCCTGATTTAAATATGGATTTAAAGATTTGCTTGAAATTGGAATCTGTAAATTGA
- the LOC120778671 gene encoding F-box/WD repeat-containing protein 4: MENDQKVPTKLLDLNLDCMLRILSYCSEEDLLNLCRVHHHLRNVIDKNIFYMKTLDALMCGHRNCTRINKRSYYLSISYVSRFHIARNWLHGRYREYEYYNHIQMFPTKLLLERDLLYVSHLDYLRLYRRAKHEPLQRRCLQEISTGSRGDISSFAKKQDTIFAGRVTGNCYIWEDGIVHEQQLHRAKEYLHCVDFEDEIYATSTNVCAKLWRRTSELGLVYLEPFAEMTQEYKVLKLSEGGERLYGGLYTDVERYALREFDVESGKETVLNSNTLSIYDLLIKDENVLFTGNFDTTCRMYDRRSNRDEATFEDPFDSSFYCVEYDGLYGLVCGAKYHRRVNLYDIRMPNTYQQLYFPRRSKKARNQSSPVYSIACDNRYLFIATDQNIRVFDFKENCAESRDYRNIFDDKRTFRTLQ, encoded by the exons atggaGAATGATCAAAAGGTTCCCACTAAATTACTTGATTTAAATTTGGATTGCATGCTGCGAATTCTGAGTTACTGTTCGGAAGAGGATTTGTTAAATTTGTGTCGTGTACACCATCATCTACGAAATGTAATCGACAAGAATATATTCTACATGAAAACACTGGATGCACTTATGTGCGGACATCGGAATTGTACGCGCATAAACAAAAG GTCATACTATTTATCAATATCCTATGTAAGTCGTTTTCACATAGCGCGTAACTGGTTACATGGACGTTATAGGGAGTACGAATATTATAATCATATACAAATGTTTCCTACTAAACTACTTTTGGAACGGGATTTATTATATGTAAGCCACTTAGACTATTTACGGTTATACCGACGTGCTAAACACGAACCACTGCAACGTAGGTGCTTACAAGAAATATCTACTGGTTCACGTGGAGATATATCAAGTTTCGCAAAAAAGCAAGATACAATATTCGCTGGTCGAGTTACTGGTAATTGCTATATTTGGGAAGATGGTATAGTCCATGAACAACAACTGCATCGAGCCAAAGAATATTTACACTGTGTAGATTTCGAAGATGAAATATATGCAACCAGTACTAACGTTTGTGCGAAATTGTGGCGGCGCACAAGCGAACTCGGATTGGTTTATTTAGAACCATTCGCAGAGATGACGCAGGAATATAAAGTTTTAAAGTTATCTGAAGGCGGCGAACGTCTATATGGCGGTTTATATACCGATGTAGAAAGATATGCCTTACGCGAATTCGATGTGGAAAG CGGCAAGGAAACTGTCTTAAACTCAAACACGCTTTCTATATATGATTTACTTATTAAGGACGAGAATGTGTTATTCACGGGAAATTTTGACACTACCTGCCGCATGTACGATCGGCGTTCTAACCGAGATGAAGCCACATTCGAAGATCCTTTTGATTCGTCATTTTACTGCGTTGAATATGACGGTTTGTATGGACTAGTTTGCGGTGCCAAATACCATAGGCGCGTCAATTTATACGACATACGTATGCCAAATACATACCAACAATTGTACTTCCCAAGACGTAGTAAAAAGGCGAGAAATCAAAGTTCGCCTGTATATAGCATAGCCTGTGATAATCGTTATCTCTTTATTGCAACGGATCAAAATATACGTGTATTTGACTTTAAAGAGAATTGTGCAGAAAGCCGGGATTATCGTAATATATTCGATGACAAGCGTACTTTTCGCACACTGCAATAG
- the LOC120778178 gene encoding E3 ubiquitin-protein ligase mind-bomb isoform X1, giving the protein MACAATSGKESTAAVNTSNGNASVIGASGVGNANTVGAAGLVNSAGAGGTVASATTGAGVTGGAGAGSSVGGAGNVGGISGSSGVAGANGSSGGATGNSNANRQARFAMEGVGARVIRGPDWKWGKQDGGEGHVGTVRNFESSEEVVVVWDNGTAANYRCAGAYDLRILDSAPTGIKHDGTMCDTCRQQPIFGIRWKCAECINYDLCSICYHGDKHHLRHRFYRIATPGGERIMLEPRRKSKKVAVRGIFPGARVVRGVDWQWEDQDGGVLRRGKVNEIQDWSSASPRSAAYVVWDNGAKNLYRVGFEGMADLKVVNDAKGNTVYRDHLPLLGENGPGKGPHGFQIGDKVTVDLDLEIVQSLQHGHGGWTDGMFECLNNPGIVVGIDEDHDIVVAYNSGNRWTFNPAVLTKVSSPTTAPPEFQVGDIVKICSDVESIKMLQRGHGEWADAMQLTLGKLGRVQQVYHDNDLKVEVGNTSWTYNPLAVTKVASASADGSCVPVISSGERLSAILKKLFEPNVSGDATEEFVKAAANGYASRCEEYLSGNVQAATSTAAGAAAAGAQATVPDVNGVFAGHTALQAASQNGHTDVIQVLLRHNVDVEIEDKDGDRAVHHAAFGDEPAVIEILSKAGADLNARNKRRQTALHIAVNKGHLNVVKTLLLLACHASLQDSEGDTPLHDAISKEHDEMLSLLLDYGADIKLTNNNGFNALHHAALKGNPSAMKILLTKTKTVRPWIVEEKKDDGYTALHLAALNNHVEIAELLVHMGKANMDRQNVNLQTALHLAVERQHVQIVKLLVQEGANLNIPDKDGDTPLHEALRHHTLSQLKQLQDVEGFGKLLMGLRNPNNKKASASIACFLAANGADLTLKNRKSQTPLDLCPDPNLCKTLVKCYNERKTDDSELPGNVAGTSLNARARALATPAVMGGANGGVGSLNSLSVSVVSAAAGNGGVGVAGITTSMQQTVAANLPLGTVLKGGAVGAGGMNSVGADVRNSNTSGGLNSLANDLSQSLHVANDAVKQAPLEECLVCSDAKRDTVFKPCGHVCCCDTCAPRVKKCLICRETVTSREKIDECLVCSDRRASIFFRPCGHMVACENCSGLMKKCVLCRTQIEEMLPYSLCCGGAGIAEKVHGVTHCLTDDKSNEMHCVNTSGHGVAMNNTVPGAMSTPVASANQLNSQNNILASNAATAAAAGAATVLVAPSNVNSFQMDDVQKLKQQLQDIKEQTMCPVCFDRIKNMVFLCGHGTCQMCGDQIDGCPICRKTVEKRILLF; this is encoded by the exons ATGGCTTGTGCAGCAACTTCTGGCAAAGAATCGACGGCTGCAGTGAATACTTCAAATGGTAATGCCAGTGTAATTGGAGCGAGCGGTGTAGGAAATGCAAACACTGTAGGTGCGGCCGGATTAGTGAATAGTGCAGGTGCCGGCGGTACGGTAGCTAGTGCCACGACAGGTGCTGGCGTTACGGGTGGAGCAGGTGCAGGCAGTTCCGTCGGTGGTGCGGGCAATGTCGGTGGTATTAGCGGAAGTAGTGGTGTTGCAGGAGCCAACGGTTCATCAGGTGGAGCTACAGGCAATTCTAATGCTAATCGGCAAGCTCGTTTCGCTATGGAAGGTGTCGGTGCTCGTGTAATACGTGGCCCGGACTGGAAGTGGGGCAAGCAG GATGGTGGCGAAGGTCACGTAGGCACCGTACGCAATTTTGAATCTTCCGAGGAGGTTGTTGTCGTTTGGGATAACGGTACCGCGGCCAATTACCGCTGTGCCGGTGCATATGATTTACGCATATTGGACAGCGCACCGACCGGCATCAAGCATGATGGCACAATGTGCGATACCTGTCGTCAGCAGCCAATATTTGGTATACGTTGGAAGTGTGCAGAGTGTATTAATTATGATCTATGTTCGATTTGTTATCATGGGGATAAGCATCATTTACGTCATCGCTTCTATCGTATCGCCACTCCAGGTGGCGAGCGCATTATGTTAGAGCCACGACGCAAATCGAAAAAAGTAGCGGTGCGCGGCATATTTCCGGGTGCACGTGTAGTACGTGGCGTTGACTGGCAATGGGAAGACCAAGATGGTGGCGTCCTACGTCGTGGCAAAGTGAACGAAATACAAGATTGGTCCTCAGCATCGCCGCGTTCAGCGGCCTATGTTGTATGGGATAATGGAGCAAAGAATTTGTATCGTGTTGGTTTCGAAGGCATGGCTGATTTGAAG GTGGTTAATGATGCTAAAGGCAATACAGTTTACCGCGATCACTTGCCGTTGTTGGGTGAAAATGGACCCGGCAAAGGACCACATGGCTTTCAGATTGGTGATAAGGTCACCGTTGACTTGGATTTGGAAATTGTGCAGTCGTTACAACACGGACACGGCGGCTGGACTGATGGCATGTTTGAGTGCCTCAATAATCCCGGTATAGTTGTTGGAATCGATGAAGATCACGATATTGTTGTTGCCTACAATTCAGGCAATCGCTGGACTTTCAATCCCGCAGTATTGACAAAAGTATCCTCACCTACAACGGCTCCACCCGAGTTTCAAGTAGGTGATATTGTGAAGATATGTTCCGATGTGGAGAGTATTAAAATGTTGCAACGCGGCCATGGTGAATGGGCAGATGCTATGCAGCTG ACACTTGGAAAATTGGGCCGCGTACAGCAAGTTTATcacgataatgatttgaaggtgGAAGTGGGCAACACCTCATGGACATATAATCCACTTGCAGTTACTAAAGTG GCTTCTGCCTCTGCTGACGGCAGCTGCGTACCCGTTATTTCGAGCGGTGAACGTTTGTCTGCTATATTAAAGAAACTTTTCGAACCGAATGTGTCTGGTGATGCCACCGAGGAATTTGTCAAAGCCGCCGCTAATGGTTATGCA TCACGCTGTGAGGAGTATCTTTCCGGCAATGTACAGGCGGCCACATCCACCGCGGCTGGCGCTGCCGCTGCTGGCGCACAGGCCACCGTGCCCGATGTAAATGGCGTATTTGCCGGCCACACTGCGCTCCAGGCAGCCAGTCAAAACGGACACACAGATGTCATACAAGTTTTGTTGCGTCACAATGTCGATGTGGAAATCGAGGATAAAGATGGCGACCGCGCTGTGCATCATGCCGCATTCGGCGATGAGCCTGCTGTTATTGAGATACTCTCCAAGGCAGGCGCTGATTTGAATGCACGCAATAAGCGACGTCAGACCGCGCTACACATTGCTGTCAATAAGGGGCACTTGAATGTAGTAAAAACTTTACTATTGTTGGCTTGTCATGCTAGTTTGCAGGATTCGGAGGGTGATACACCACTACACGATGCCATATCGAAGGAACACGATGAGATGCTCTCGCTTTTGCTTGACTATGGCGCCGACATTAAGCTAACCAACAATAATGGCTTCAATGCACTACACCATGCCGCGCTCAAGGGTAATCCGAGCGCTATGAAAATATTACTCACTAAAACTAAAACGGTTCGCCCATGGATTGTGGAGGAGAAAAAGGATGACGGCTatacggcattgcatttggccGCCTTGAACAATCACGTTGAAATCGCCGAGTTGCTCGTGCATATGGGCAAGGCGAATATGGATCGGCAAAATGTAAACTTGCAGACCGCTTTACATTTGGCTGTTGAGCGCCAGCATGTGCAAATCGTTAAGTTGCTCGTGCAGGAAGGTGCCAATTTGAACATTCCCGATAAGGATGGCGACACACCGTTACATGAGGCATTGCGTCATCATACACTCTCGCAGCTGAAACAGCTGCAAGATGTCGAAGGTTTTGGCAAGCTATTGATGGGACTACGTAATCCGAATAATAAAAAGGCATCCGCATCGATTGCCTGTTTTCTGGCAGCAAATGGCGCTGATTTAACCTTGAAGAATCGTAAATCACAAACACCGCTGGACTTATGTCCCGATCCGAATTTATGCAAAACACTCGTTAAATGCTACAATGAACGTAAAACCGATGATTCCGAATTGCCCGGCAATGTCGCTGGCACCAGCTTAAATGCGCGCGCACGCGCACTTGCCACACCAGCCGTTATGGGCGGCGCTAATGGTGGCGTTGGCAGTCTGAACTCCCTGTCAGTATCAGTGGTGAGTGCTGCTGCAGGTAATGGTGGTGTAGGTGTTGCTGGCATAACGACCAGTATGCAGCAAACGGTTGCCGCTAATCTGCCATTGGGCACTGTGTTGAAAGGTGGCGCTGTAGGCGCTGGCGGTATGAACAGTGTTGGCGCCGATGTGCGTAATAGCAACACAAGCGGTGGCTTAAATAGCTTGGCTAATGATCTGTCGCAATCGCTGCATGTCGCCAATGATGCGGTGAAGCAGGCGCCACTGGAAGAATGTCTTGTTTGCTCCGATGCCAAGCGTGATACGGTGTTCAAG CCATGCGGTCACGTTTGTTGTTGCGACACCTGCGCACCGCGCGTTAAAAAGTGTCTAATTTGTCGTGAAACTGTCACATCACGTGAGAAAATCGACGAATGTTTGGTTTGCTCCGATCGTCGTGCCTCCATATTCTTCCGTCCATGTGGCCATATGGTCGCATGCGAAAATTGCTCTGGCCTAATGAAGAAATGCGTGCTTTGTCGCACACAAATCGAAGAAATGCTGCCCTACTCCTTATGCTGCGGCGGCGCTGGCATTGCCGAGAAG GTTCACGGCGTCACTCACTGCTTAACCGACGATAAATCCAACGAAATGCATTGCGTTAATACTTCAGGTCACGGTGTGGCCATGAATAATACTGTGCCCGGCGCTATGAGCACGCCCGTCGCCAGCGCCAATCAGCTGAAtagtcaaaataatattttggctAGTAATGCTGCTACCGCCGCCGCTGCAGGCGCCGCCACTGTACTGGTGGCACCATCGAATGTCAACAGCTTTCAAATGGACGATGTGCAGAAACTCAAACAGCAGTTGCAGGATATCAAGGAGCAG aCTATGTGCCCCGTTTGCTTTGATCGCATCAAGAATATGGTATTTCTTTGCGGGCATGGCACTTGTCAAATGTGCGGCGATCAAATTGATGGCTGTCCGATTTGTCGCAAAACTGTGGAGAAACGTATTTTACTATTCTAA
- the LOC120778178 gene encoding E3 ubiquitin-protein ligase mind-bomb isoform X2: MRNYNYRVIISDGGEGHVGTVRNFESSEEVVVVWDNGTAANYRCAGAYDLRILDSAPTGIKHDGTMCDTCRQQPIFGIRWKCAECINYDLCSICYHGDKHHLRHRFYRIATPGGERIMLEPRRKSKKVAVRGIFPGARVVRGVDWQWEDQDGGVLRRGKVNEIQDWSSASPRSAAYVVWDNGAKNLYRVGFEGMADLKVVNDAKGNTVYRDHLPLLGENGPGKGPHGFQIGDKVTVDLDLEIVQSLQHGHGGWTDGMFECLNNPGIVVGIDEDHDIVVAYNSGNRWTFNPAVLTKVSSPTTAPPEFQVGDIVKICSDVESIKMLQRGHGEWADAMQLTLGKLGRVQQVYHDNDLKVEVGNTSWTYNPLAVTKVASASADGSCVPVISSGERLSAILKKLFEPNVSGDATEEFVKAAANGYASRCEEYLSGNVQAATSTAAGAAAAGAQATVPDVNGVFAGHTALQAASQNGHTDVIQVLLRHNVDVEIEDKDGDRAVHHAAFGDEPAVIEILSKAGADLNARNKRRQTALHIAVNKGHLNVVKTLLLLACHASLQDSEGDTPLHDAISKEHDEMLSLLLDYGADIKLTNNNGFNALHHAALKGNPSAMKILLTKTKTVRPWIVEEKKDDGYTALHLAALNNHVEIAELLVHMGKANMDRQNVNLQTALHLAVERQHVQIVKLLVQEGANLNIPDKDGDTPLHEALRHHTLSQLKQLQDVEGFGKLLMGLRNPNNKKASASIACFLAANGADLTLKNRKSQTPLDLCPDPNLCKTLVKCYNERKTDDSELPGNVAGTSLNARARALATPAVMGGANGGVGSLNSLSVSVVSAAAGNGGVGVAGITTSMQQTVAANLPLGTVLKGGAVGAGGMNSVGADVRNSNTSGGLNSLANDLSQSLHVANDAVKQAPLEECLVCSDAKRDTVFKPCGHVCCCDTCAPRVKKCLICRETVTSREKIDECLVCSDRRASIFFRPCGHMVACENCSGLMKKCVLCRTQIEEMLPYSLCCGGAGIAEKVHGVTHCLTDDKSNEMHCVNTSGHGVAMNNTVPGAMSTPVASANQLNSQNNILASNAATAAAAGAATVLVAPSNVNSFQMDDVQKLKQQLQDIKEQTMCPVCFDRIKNMVFLCGHGTCQMCGDQIDGCPICRKTVEKRILLF; the protein is encoded by the exons ATGCGTAATTACAACTATCGTGTGATTATATCT GATGGTGGCGAAGGTCACGTAGGCACCGTACGCAATTTTGAATCTTCCGAGGAGGTTGTTGTCGTTTGGGATAACGGTACCGCGGCCAATTACCGCTGTGCCGGTGCATATGATTTACGCATATTGGACAGCGCACCGACCGGCATCAAGCATGATGGCACAATGTGCGATACCTGTCGTCAGCAGCCAATATTTGGTATACGTTGGAAGTGTGCAGAGTGTATTAATTATGATCTATGTTCGATTTGTTATCATGGGGATAAGCATCATTTACGTCATCGCTTCTATCGTATCGCCACTCCAGGTGGCGAGCGCATTATGTTAGAGCCACGACGCAAATCGAAAAAAGTAGCGGTGCGCGGCATATTTCCGGGTGCACGTGTAGTACGTGGCGTTGACTGGCAATGGGAAGACCAAGATGGTGGCGTCCTACGTCGTGGCAAAGTGAACGAAATACAAGATTGGTCCTCAGCATCGCCGCGTTCAGCGGCCTATGTTGTATGGGATAATGGAGCAAAGAATTTGTATCGTGTTGGTTTCGAAGGCATGGCTGATTTGAAG GTGGTTAATGATGCTAAAGGCAATACAGTTTACCGCGATCACTTGCCGTTGTTGGGTGAAAATGGACCCGGCAAAGGACCACATGGCTTTCAGATTGGTGATAAGGTCACCGTTGACTTGGATTTGGAAATTGTGCAGTCGTTACAACACGGACACGGCGGCTGGACTGATGGCATGTTTGAGTGCCTCAATAATCCCGGTATAGTTGTTGGAATCGATGAAGATCACGATATTGTTGTTGCCTACAATTCAGGCAATCGCTGGACTTTCAATCCCGCAGTATTGACAAAAGTATCCTCACCTACAACGGCTCCACCCGAGTTTCAAGTAGGTGATATTGTGAAGATATGTTCCGATGTGGAGAGTATTAAAATGTTGCAACGCGGCCATGGTGAATGGGCAGATGCTATGCAGCTG ACACTTGGAAAATTGGGCCGCGTACAGCAAGTTTATcacgataatgatttgaaggtgGAAGTGGGCAACACCTCATGGACATATAATCCACTTGCAGTTACTAAAGTG GCTTCTGCCTCTGCTGACGGCAGCTGCGTACCCGTTATTTCGAGCGGTGAACGTTTGTCTGCTATATTAAAGAAACTTTTCGAACCGAATGTGTCTGGTGATGCCACCGAGGAATTTGTCAAAGCCGCCGCTAATGGTTATGCA TCACGCTGTGAGGAGTATCTTTCCGGCAATGTACAGGCGGCCACATCCACCGCGGCTGGCGCTGCCGCTGCTGGCGCACAGGCCACCGTGCCCGATGTAAATGGCGTATTTGCCGGCCACACTGCGCTCCAGGCAGCCAGTCAAAACGGACACACAGATGTCATACAAGTTTTGTTGCGTCACAATGTCGATGTGGAAATCGAGGATAAAGATGGCGACCGCGCTGTGCATCATGCCGCATTCGGCGATGAGCCTGCTGTTATTGAGATACTCTCCAAGGCAGGCGCTGATTTGAATGCACGCAATAAGCGACGTCAGACCGCGCTACACATTGCTGTCAATAAGGGGCACTTGAATGTAGTAAAAACTTTACTATTGTTGGCTTGTCATGCTAGTTTGCAGGATTCGGAGGGTGATACACCACTACACGATGCCATATCGAAGGAACACGATGAGATGCTCTCGCTTTTGCTTGACTATGGCGCCGACATTAAGCTAACCAACAATAATGGCTTCAATGCACTACACCATGCCGCGCTCAAGGGTAATCCGAGCGCTATGAAAATATTACTCACTAAAACTAAAACGGTTCGCCCATGGATTGTGGAGGAGAAAAAGGATGACGGCTatacggcattgcatttggccGCCTTGAACAATCACGTTGAAATCGCCGAGTTGCTCGTGCATATGGGCAAGGCGAATATGGATCGGCAAAATGTAAACTTGCAGACCGCTTTACATTTGGCTGTTGAGCGCCAGCATGTGCAAATCGTTAAGTTGCTCGTGCAGGAAGGTGCCAATTTGAACATTCCCGATAAGGATGGCGACACACCGTTACATGAGGCATTGCGTCATCATACACTCTCGCAGCTGAAACAGCTGCAAGATGTCGAAGGTTTTGGCAAGCTATTGATGGGACTACGTAATCCGAATAATAAAAAGGCATCCGCATCGATTGCCTGTTTTCTGGCAGCAAATGGCGCTGATTTAACCTTGAAGAATCGTAAATCACAAACACCGCTGGACTTATGTCCCGATCCGAATTTATGCAAAACACTCGTTAAATGCTACAATGAACGTAAAACCGATGATTCCGAATTGCCCGGCAATGTCGCTGGCACCAGCTTAAATGCGCGCGCACGCGCACTTGCCACACCAGCCGTTATGGGCGGCGCTAATGGTGGCGTTGGCAGTCTGAACTCCCTGTCAGTATCAGTGGTGAGTGCTGCTGCAGGTAATGGTGGTGTAGGTGTTGCTGGCATAACGACCAGTATGCAGCAAACGGTTGCCGCTAATCTGCCATTGGGCACTGTGTTGAAAGGTGGCGCTGTAGGCGCTGGCGGTATGAACAGTGTTGGCGCCGATGTGCGTAATAGCAACACAAGCGGTGGCTTAAATAGCTTGGCTAATGATCTGTCGCAATCGCTGCATGTCGCCAATGATGCGGTGAAGCAGGCGCCACTGGAAGAATGTCTTGTTTGCTCCGATGCCAAGCGTGATACGGTGTTCAAG CCATGCGGTCACGTTTGTTGTTGCGACACCTGCGCACCGCGCGTTAAAAAGTGTCTAATTTGTCGTGAAACTGTCACATCACGTGAGAAAATCGACGAATGTTTGGTTTGCTCCGATCGTCGTGCCTCCATATTCTTCCGTCCATGTGGCCATATGGTCGCATGCGAAAATTGCTCTGGCCTAATGAAGAAATGCGTGCTTTGTCGCACACAAATCGAAGAAATGCTGCCCTACTCCTTATGCTGCGGCGGCGCTGGCATTGCCGAGAAG GTTCACGGCGTCACTCACTGCTTAACCGACGATAAATCCAACGAAATGCATTGCGTTAATACTTCAGGTCACGGTGTGGCCATGAATAATACTGTGCCCGGCGCTATGAGCACGCCCGTCGCCAGCGCCAATCAGCTGAAtagtcaaaataatattttggctAGTAATGCTGCTACCGCCGCCGCTGCAGGCGCCGCCACTGTACTGGTGGCACCATCGAATGTCAACAGCTTTCAAATGGACGATGTGCAGAAACTCAAACAGCAGTTGCAGGATATCAAGGAGCAG aCTATGTGCCCCGTTTGCTTTGATCGCATCAAGAATATGGTATTTCTTTGCGGGCATGGCACTTGTCAAATGTGCGGCGATCAAATTGATGGCTGTCCGATTTGTCGCAAAACTGTGGAGAAACGTATTTTACTATTCTAA